A single region of the Nitrosomonas sp. Is79A3 genome encodes:
- a CDS encoding acyloxyacyl hydrolase, translating into MRGQIKLLVCCLGCVISSAAVADERRVSAWLHEVKFGVLHHDTGDLWSGFRRENGVDLNLEGIFSPHIKFLGGTVRPALGGSVNTNGDTSKLYSGLRWQYEHASGMFFGVGLGGAIHDGKLHLQHNDRKALGSRVLFHIPVEIGYRFTAKSSLSVYFDHVSNAYLASSNEGMDTLGGRFGYRF; encoded by the coding sequence ATGCGTGGACAGATTAAACTATTGGTTTGTTGCTTGGGCTGTGTGATTTCATCCGCTGCAGTCGCGGATGAGCGGAGGGTGTCCGCTTGGTTGCATGAGGTTAAGTTCGGTGTGCTTCACCATGACACGGGTGATTTGTGGAGTGGCTTCCGTCGCGAGAACGGCGTTGATCTGAATCTGGAAGGTATTTTTTCGCCGCATATTAAATTTTTGGGCGGAACCGTTCGTCCCGCTTTAGGCGGATCGGTAAATACTAACGGTGATACGTCCAAACTTTACTCCGGCCTTCGCTGGCAATACGAACACGCGAGCGGTATGTTTTTTGGTGTTGGTTTGGGCGGGGCGATTCATGACGGCAAACTTCATCTTCAGCACAATGACCGCAAAGCACTCGGATCACGAGTGCTGTTTCACATTCCGGTCGAAATCGGCTACCGCTTCACTGCCAAAAGTTCATTATCCGTGTACTTTGATCACGTCTCCAATGCCTATCTCGCGAGTTCCAATGAAGGCATGGATACCTTGGGCGGGCGTTTCGGTTACCGATTTTAG
- a CDS encoding toll/interleukin-1 receptor domain-containing protein has product MSSIFLSHSHADKIFAKKLAADLRRAGHGVWIDEAEINIGDSLIEKIREGLDQVDFVAAILSSASISSPWVTRELDIASNREIDEKRIVVLPLMLEPVELPGFLKGKFYGDFTDLSWYEETLSLLLRKLNPAIEPVQPSEAEIATLRAQLATAKAVAAQHEEALQAHQRIALRGKSEKLVKAILAANKKFPFHAPVNTTHAFEVSNTLITLDYLLWVIAKSNRKGGHPLEVLLSTDNKWREVEAMLEAYDDLLHAI; this is encoded by the coding sequence TTGAGCAGCATATTCCTCAGTCATTCACATGCTGACAAAATATTTGCAAAGAAGCTTGCCGCTGATCTACGTAGAGCGGGACATGGCGTTTGGATAGATGAGGCTGAAATTAATATCGGTGACTCACTGATCGAAAAGATCCGCGAAGGCCTAGATCAAGTAGATTTTGTTGCGGCAATACTTTCTTCCGCATCAATAAGCAGCCCGTGGGTTACGCGTGAACTCGATATTGCATCAAATCGGGAGATAGACGAGAAAAGAATAGTAGTATTACCACTTATGTTAGAACCGGTTGAACTTCCTGGATTCCTTAAAGGTAAGTTTTACGGCGACTTTACTGATCTCTCTTGGTATGAAGAAACCCTTTCTCTACTTCTTCGAAAACTAAATCCAGCAATAGAGCCAGTTCAACCTTCTGAAGCTGAAATAGCTACTTTACGTGCTCAATTGGCTACCGCAAAAGCGGTGGCAGCGCAGCACGAAGAGGCATTGCAGGCACATCAAAGAATTGCGCTTAGAGGTAAAAGTGAAAAGCTTGTTAAAGCAATTCTGGCGGCAAATAAAAAGTTTCCTTTTCATGCACCAGTTAACACCACCCATGCATTTGAAGTTTCTAATACTCTTATAACACTTGATTATTTACTATGGGTCATCGCAAAATCAAACCGGAAAGGCGGTCATCCCTTAGAGGTACTTCTCAGCACAGATAACAAATGGCGAGAAGTTGAAGCTATGCTTGAAGCATACGATGATTTGCTCCACGCAATTTAA
- a CDS encoding DedA family protein: MNLEEIVTHYGYIGILAGTFLEGETILVIAGFLAHRGYLELPFVIAAAFVGTLAGDQLYFHIGRRKGKEFIDNKPGWKAKTDRVFKLLEKYHTLFILGFRFLYGIRTVAPFVLGASGISPIRYLALNLCGALIWAIVIGMLGYYFGHAIEILLGEIKQYEEWVIMGLLLVGATGWVVYK, translated from the coding sequence GTGAATTTAGAAGAAATAGTTACGCATTATGGCTATATCGGCATCCTGGCGGGTACCTTTCTTGAAGGTGAAACCATATTGGTGATTGCGGGATTCTTAGCGCATCGCGGTTACTTGGAGCTACCTTTCGTCATAGCCGCCGCATTTGTGGGTACGTTAGCGGGCGACCAATTATATTTTCACATTGGCCGTAGGAAAGGCAAGGAATTCATTGACAACAAGCCGGGCTGGAAAGCAAAAACTGATCGCGTGTTCAAACTGCTTGAAAAATACCATACTTTATTCATATTAGGATTTCGTTTTCTATATGGTATTCGAACAGTCGCGCCATTTGTTTTAGGCGCCAGCGGGATCTCCCCAATTCGTTATCTTGCCCTCAACCTATGCGGGGCACTGATCTGGGCAATCGTGATAGGAATGCTGGGATATTATTTCGGCCACGCGATTGAAATTCTGCTGGGTGAAATAAAGCAGTATGAAGAATGGGTCATCATGGGTTTGCTGTTAGTGGGTGCCACGGGATGGGTCGTATATAAATGA
- a CDS encoding HD domain-containing phosphohydrolase, translating into MKQKPITQRTFDVRADSKAALATSQLIHRKILVRLFLGWLLLCITIGGIVLWLEINRFQQVIHELALKESATLSAESPYNLKQLDGAAYQHLTNLAQQLVNQHFVVVELYDLDKQLRIEAVRQGQEATEQWIDQYRHRFPQQGEFSNQFRLINNTFLMVILIPMKGSQNTLAGYFEGIYQVDQQTQDSIRNELLRTLLFITISITVTTLLMYPIILTLNRGLIKLSDDLLMGNMELMNVLGCAIAERDSDTNSHNYRVTYYALRLGETIRLSREDIRNLITGAFLHDVGKIGIRDPILLKSGKLTPQEFDVMKTHVSLGVDILSKSSWLGGARDVVEFHHEKYDGSGYLQGLKGESIPLNARIFAIADVFDALTSKRPYKESWTVDAAIAMLEQNSGSHFDPKLVSTFVTIAPALYHEVSCLEEHQMVTLLQHRIAHLFLTTAINTGSK; encoded by the coding sequence ATGAAACAAAAACCGATTACTCAGAGAACCTTTGATGTCAGGGCGGATTCAAAAGCGGCGCTTGCTACCAGCCAGCTGATACATCGAAAAATTCTGGTTCGCTTGTTTCTGGGATGGTTGCTGCTTTGCATCACCATTGGCGGTATTGTCTTGTGGCTGGAAATCAATCGTTTTCAGCAAGTAATCCATGAACTGGCATTGAAGGAGTCTGCGACATTAAGCGCAGAGTCACCCTACAATCTGAAGCAATTGGATGGAGCGGCTTATCAGCATTTAACAAACTTGGCGCAGCAGCTTGTTAACCAACATTTCGTTGTGGTTGAGCTTTATGATCTCGACAAACAACTCAGGATTGAAGCCGTCCGGCAGGGACAGGAAGCTACTGAGCAGTGGATTGACCAATATCGCCACCGGTTTCCACAACAAGGAGAGTTCTCCAACCAATTCCGTTTGATCAATAACACGTTTCTGATGGTCATACTGATCCCGATGAAAGGATCGCAGAATACTCTGGCTGGTTATTTCGAGGGCATTTACCAGGTTGATCAGCAGACTCAGGATTCGATCCGGAACGAGCTGCTTCGCACATTACTATTTATAACCATCAGCATCACGGTAACTACCCTCCTGATGTATCCAATCATCCTGACGCTTAATCGGGGATTGATCAAGCTTTCAGACGATCTCTTAATGGGAAATATGGAGCTAATGAATGTGCTGGGTTGTGCCATTGCAGAACGTGATTCTGATACCAATAGCCATAACTACCGGGTAACTTATTATGCGTTGCGGCTTGGAGAAACCATAAGGCTCTCTCGCGAAGATATCCGCAACCTGATAACGGGGGCCTTCTTGCACGATGTGGGTAAAATCGGTATTCGCGATCCGATTTTGCTGAAATCCGGAAAATTGACGCCACAAGAGTTTGATGTCATGAAAACCCATGTTTCTCTGGGCGTGGATATTTTGAGCAAATCAAGCTGGCTCGGTGGCGCACGCGATGTGGTTGAATTTCATCACGAGAAATACGATGGCAGCGGCTATCTGCAGGGACTCAAAGGTGAATCGATCCCATTGAATGCGCGGATTTTCGCCATTGCCGATGTGTTCGATGCGCTTACTTCCAAACGCCCTTATAAGGAATCATGGACTGTGGATGCCGCGATCGCCATGCTTGAGCAGAATAGTGGCAGTCATTTCGACCCGAAGCTGGTGAGTACTTTTGTAACAATTGCGCCAGCGCTTTACCATGAGGTCAGTTGTTTGGAGGAGCATCAGATGGTGACATTGCTGCAACACCGCATTGCCCATCTTTTTCTGACAACTGCAATTAACACCGGCAGCAAATAA
- a CDS encoding carbonic anhydrase → MQKFSFIVLLAFLLNTTSLMAESPAPVNKSEKDQVREIIRHVLESNEKFVNGLPPEYFAHFIHGQKPMATMVTCADSRLHTHALDIHPDGDLFLVRNIGNQVSTAEGSIEYGIRHLHTPVLFIIGHSSCGAVEAAMSKPAHLEPSIWRELDTIKVAGHKSDDPAEVKASVESNVNHQVSSAIKKYATEVNAGHLTIIGGVYDFRNDYSQGSGRLVMINVNGETNLAEIKKMPVVNYK, encoded by the coding sequence ATGCAGAAATTTAGTTTCATTGTTTTACTAGCCTTCTTGCTTAATACCACTAGCTTGATGGCTGAATCTCCAGCGCCCGTCAACAAGAGCGAGAAAGATCAGGTGAGAGAGATTATTCGTCATGTTCTGGAATCCAATGAGAAATTCGTTAATGGCTTGCCGCCGGAGTACTTCGCTCATTTTATTCACGGGCAAAAGCCTATGGCCACCATGGTAACCTGTGCCGATTCCCGTTTGCATACGCATGCGCTGGATATTCATCCTGACGGAGACCTTTTTCTAGTTCGCAACATTGGCAATCAGGTTTCAACCGCTGAAGGATCGATTGAATATGGCATCCGTCATCTGCATACCCCGGTATTATTCATTATAGGGCATTCCTCTTGCGGCGCGGTTGAGGCGGCAATGTCTAAACCGGCGCATCTTGAACCATCCATTTGGCGTGAATTAGATACAATAAAGGTTGCTGGTCATAAATCGGATGATCCCGCAGAAGTTAAAGCAAGTGTTGAATCAAACGTGAACCATCAGGTTTCGTCCGCCATAAAGAAATATGCAACAGAAGTCAATGCAGGACATTTGACTATCATTGGCGGTGTTTATGACTTTCGCAATGACTATTCTCAAGGCAGTGGCCGTCTTGTCATGATTAATGTTAATGGCGAAACAAACTTGGCGGAAATCAAGAAAATGCCTGTCGTTAATTACAAATAA
- a CDS encoding VIT family protein, whose product MSRHEIHRSHRIGWLRAAVLGANDGIVSTASLIIGVASAQAAHADILLAGVAGLVAGAMSMAAGEYVSVSSQSDTEKADLELEKESIKNDFEFELKELANIYEKRGLDSNLARQVAEQLMADDALGAHARDELGLAENVRARPIQAALFSAGTFTIGAALPLLIAWNVPGIQLIPAVAVSSLVFLAALGGLAARAGGAAISIGALRVTFWGALAMGLTAAVGRLFGVAV is encoded by the coding sequence ATGAGCCGCCATGAAATACATCGATCACATCGCATCGGCTGGTTACGCGCTGCTGTTCTTGGCGCCAATGATGGTATCGTTTCAACAGCCAGCCTTATTATCGGCGTGGCATCAGCTCAAGCTGCACATGCAGATATTCTTCTTGCTGGCGTTGCTGGCTTGGTTGCCGGCGCGATGTCTATGGCTGCCGGCGAATATGTATCGGTCAGCTCTCAATCCGATACAGAAAAAGCTGATCTGGAACTTGAGAAAGAATCAATAAAAAATGACTTCGAATTTGAGCTGAAAGAACTTGCCAATATTTATGAAAAAAGAGGACTGGATTCCAATCTAGCCAGACAAGTGGCGGAGCAACTAATGGCAGATGATGCATTGGGAGCACACGCGAGAGATGAATTAGGTTTAGCTGAGAATGTGAGAGCCCGCCCCATTCAGGCCGCACTTTTCTCTGCGGGTACATTCACGATTGGCGCTGCGCTGCCATTATTGATTGCATGGAATGTGCCGGGCATTCAGCTTATACCGGCGGTTGCGGTATCGTCACTGGTATTTCTGGCAGCTTTAGGCGGCCTTGCCGCACGCGCAGGCGGCGCGGCAATCTCTATCGGTGCGCTCCGCGTTACATTCTGGGGTGCGCTTGCAATGGGCTTAACTGCGGCCGTAGGCAGATTATTTGGTGTGGCTGTTTGA
- a CDS encoding DUF3617 family protein has product MKHFLRYLVLSITLLLVFSAHAQQFPKGKWEVTTQTIMPHIMTPLPAHKDIICIDDKNRGKPPIAVHESCEFFDYKIINNDASWQMKCKGELKMNGAGRIIFSADRYKGSAIIKMKMPQSEPMEIDHIYSGKRIGDC; this is encoded by the coding sequence TTGAAGCATTTTCTTAGATACCTGGTGTTGAGTATTACTTTATTGCTTGTTTTTAGTGCTCATGCGCAACAATTTCCGAAAGGTAAGTGGGAGGTGACAACTCAAACAATAATGCCTCACATAATGACTCCACTGCCAGCCCATAAAGACATAATTTGCATTGATGATAAAAATCGGGGAAAACCGCCGATTGCTGTCCATGAGTCATGTGAGTTTTTTGACTATAAAATTATAAATAATGATGCTTCATGGCAAATGAAATGCAAAGGCGAATTGAAAATGAATGGCGCTGGAAGAATTATTTTCAGTGCAGATAGATATAAAGGTTCCGCGATCATCAAAATGAAAATGCCTCAGTCAGAGCCGATGGAAATAGACCACATCTACTCAGGTAAGCGAATTGGTGATTGCTAG
- a CDS encoding DUF1993 domain-containing protein: MTTPYMYKTSIPVFKQLLNSLSAILTKAEAYAAAKKFEPAVLLNARLYPDMFPLIRQVQVAADFAKSVSARLAGVEVPVYEDNEQTFADLQARISKTLSFIERLTPAQFEGSETREIVLRPGTPKEKKLVGHNYLINYGLPQFLFHVTTAYAILRHNGLEVGKGDFMGAF; encoded by the coding sequence ATGACCACTCCCTATATGTACAAAACATCCATACCCGTTTTCAAACAATTGCTGAACAGCTTAAGCGCCATTTTGACGAAAGCCGAAGCCTATGCCGCCGCGAAGAAATTTGAACCGGCAGTATTGCTGAACGCCCGGCTATACCCGGATATGTTTCCCCTCATCCGGCAAGTGCAAGTTGCCGCCGATTTTGCCAAGAGTGTATCAGCGCGGCTGGCAGGTGTTGAAGTGCCGGTGTATGAAGATAACGAACAAACCTTCGCCGATTTGCAGGCACGAATTAGCAAGACCTTATCATTTATCGAGAGACTGACACCCGCACAATTTGAAGGCAGCGAAACGCGTGAAATCGTGTTACGCCCGGGCACACCGAAAGAGAAAAAGCTAGTTGGCCACAATTACCTGATCAATTACGGGCTGCCGCAATTTCTCTTCCATGTCACCACTGCCTATGCGATTTTGCGCCACAATGGTCTGGAAGTCGGTAAAGGTGATTTTATGGGTGCTTTTTAG
- a CDS encoding ABC transporter permease subunit, which translates to MQPAFFNHLLLICAFELKRGFATRKGIVSLVTFAVIWYFILLYPLRFAAELLVQEKGLQAEFSIFELIGFGAIQHWPIPEFGVFWHFALMIFPMLSIMLAADQTCSDRERGTLRFIVIRSSRDSVFFGRFVGAMMIQALWISGALFSTLALTLTRDASLLAFALPDLLILNVNLILVVLPFTAMMAALSAKVKSARQATLWAILIWMFLAGIIGSLAYYLPVLAFLKCLIPGYQLSDLAQLSGWQTLSLAYIPLLQSLILLILGRWIMARQAL; encoded by the coding sequence ATGCAACCAGCTTTCTTCAATCATCTCTTACTCATCTGCGCGTTTGAACTCAAGAGAGGCTTTGCGACCAGAAAAGGCATAGTGTCTCTAGTGACCTTTGCGGTCATTTGGTATTTTATTCTGCTTTATCCGCTTCGATTTGCCGCTGAGCTGTTGGTGCAGGAAAAGGGATTACAGGCAGAATTCAGTATTTTTGAGTTGATTGGCTTTGGCGCAATCCAGCATTGGCCCATTCCTGAATTCGGCGTATTTTGGCATTTTGCGCTGATGATCTTCCCGATGTTGAGCATTATGCTTGCAGCCGATCAAACCTGTTCCGATCGTGAGCGCGGCACATTACGTTTTATTGTCATACGCAGCAGCCGCGACAGCGTGTTCTTTGGCCGGTTTGTTGGCGCAATGATGATTCAGGCACTGTGGATCAGTGGCGCCCTATTCAGCACCCTCGCGCTGACCCTGACCCGTGATGCGTCGCTTCTTGCTTTTGCACTACCGGATCTACTCATCTTAAACGTTAATTTAATCTTGGTCGTTCTACCCTTTACCGCCATGATGGCCGCTTTATCCGCCAAAGTTAAATCTGCCCGGCAAGCAACCCTCTGGGCTATTCTGATCTGGATGTTTTTGGCTGGGATTATCGGCAGCTTAGCTTATTATCTCCCCGTACTGGCTTTTCTAAAATGCCTGATCCCCGGCTATCAATTATCTGATTTGGCGCAACTGTCCGGATGGCAAACGCTGTCATTGGCTTATATTCCGCTCCTGCAAAGCCTGATCTTGTTAATCTTGGGGCGCTGGATAATGGCAAGGCAGGCCCTGTGA
- a CDS encoding ABC transporter ATP-binding protein, protein MANAVIGLYSAPAKPDLVNLGALDNGKAGPVNSPIIQCQQLSHAYSGKAALTNVSFELNAGEPIGLVGPNGAGKTTLLSILSGFLHPSSGTVRVFGHPPGTTQLIGKVSALPQDARLDPSFTLTEQLVFYARLQGFTHQQANLEASRVLEIFALKDAAHEKPLALSHGMAKRVAIAQALIGKPALILLDEPTAGLDPMSVRTVRSIIAELSSATTFIISSHDLAELDRLCQQILLLENGILQTEKVSANQQQTASRFITLQMENCPAAEVIAKFIVLEGVLQVTNPQKNEFIVEYNPDLQPSMDLQLMHCIQTNHWQYRQLSHGKTLEEKLFSRNS, encoded by the coding sequence ATGGCAAACGCTGTCATTGGCTTATATTCCGCTCCTGCAAAGCCTGATCTTGTTAATCTTGGGGCGCTGGATAATGGCAAGGCAGGCCCTGTGAATTCGCCTATTATTCAATGCCAGCAGCTTAGCCACGCTTATTCCGGCAAAGCCGCCCTCACCAATGTCAGTTTTGAACTGAATGCGGGGGAACCTATCGGTTTGGTAGGTCCGAATGGCGCTGGAAAAACCACCTTGCTAAGTATCTTGTCTGGTTTTCTACACCCTTCTTCCGGCACTGTCCGGGTGTTTGGTCATCCGCCCGGTACCACGCAACTCATTGGCAAAGTCTCGGCATTACCCCAGGATGCCCGGTTAGACCCGAGCTTTACGCTGACAGAGCAACTGGTTTTTTATGCGCGGCTACAAGGATTCACTCACCAACAAGCAAACCTGGAAGCCAGCCGGGTGTTAGAGATATTTGCACTTAAAGACGCCGCACATGAAAAACCTCTGGCACTCAGTCATGGCATGGCAAAACGGGTGGCCATCGCGCAAGCGCTGATCGGCAAACCAGCGCTCATCTTACTCGATGAACCCACCGCTGGGCTGGATCCTATGAGCGTCCGGACCGTGCGATCAATCATTGCAGAACTATCGTCCGCGACGACTTTCATCATCAGTTCTCACGATTTGGCCGAACTTGACCGGTTATGTCAGCAAATTTTGCTGCTGGAAAATGGCATTTTGCAGACCGAGAAAGTAAGCGCTAACCAGCAACAGACTGCTTCCCGATTCATTACCCTGCAAATGGAAAATTGTCCGGCAGCGGAGGTAATTGCTAAATTCATAGTTTTAGAAGGCGTCTTACAAGTCACTAACCCGCAAAAAAATGAATTTATCGTAGAATACAACCCTGACTTGCAACCCAGCATGGATCTGCAACTCATGCATTGTATTCAAACCAATCACTGGCAATACCGGCAGTTAAGCCACGGCAAAACGTTGGAAGAAAAGCTTTTCTCAAGAAATTCATAG
- a CDS encoding DUF4242 domain-containing protein, with translation MPKYIIEREISGAGSLTPQDLQAISQKSCNVLNHMGPRIQWLESYVTDDKVYCIYIAPDEATIRAHAEQGGFPAQRVSRIKSVIDPTTAEQN, from the coding sequence ATGCCGAAATATATAATAGAACGTGAAATTTCCGGAGCAGGTTCACTGACACCGCAAGATTTACAAGCCATTTCTCAGAAATCGTGCAATGTGTTGAACCATATGGGTCCAAGAATCCAATGGCTGGAAAGTTACGTGACGGATGACAAAGTCTATTGCATCTACATTGCACCCGACGAAGCGACTATCAGAGCGCATGCCGAACAAGGCGGGTTTCCCGCTCAGCGTGTTTCTCGAATCAAATCTGTGATTGATCCAACTACTGCCGAGCAGAATTAG
- a CDS encoding TetR/AcrR family transcriptional regulator: MSKSTKKELNRESLLSQGVTRFIGQGYHGTGLQEILDAVNVPKGSFYNYFGSKEDFGADVIQYYIDPFIAQLASYLDNSGTDALGAIKCYFDELIIELEKNAFKGGCLLGNLMGEIGDTSEVCQKSLQSAVNRYRDLLQLGIAKAQQQGTVRKDKSAEEMADLLINTWQGALLRMKIEKSSAPLKQCCQNLLGAYFRP; the protein is encoded by the coding sequence ATGTCAAAATCAACCAAAAAAGAATTAAATAGAGAGAGTCTGCTAAGCCAAGGCGTCACTCGATTCATCGGACAAGGTTATCATGGCACCGGACTGCAAGAAATCTTGGATGCAGTCAATGTTCCCAAGGGTTCTTTTTATAATTATTTTGGCAGCAAGGAGGATTTTGGCGCCGATGTCATTCAGTACTACATTGATCCGTTTATTGCACAATTGGCAAGTTACTTGGATAACTCGGGTACCGATGCTCTTGGTGCAATCAAATGTTATTTTGATGAGCTTATTATAGAACTTGAAAAGAATGCGTTTAAAGGGGGGTGCCTCTTAGGCAATCTGATGGGAGAAATAGGCGATACCAGCGAAGTTTGCCAGAAATCTCTGCAGTCTGCGGTCAATCGCTACCGAGATCTTTTGCAACTGGGAATAGCTAAGGCGCAGCAACAAGGTACGGTAAGAAAAGATAAATCAGCAGAAGAAATGGCTGATCTGCTCATAAATACCTGGCAAGGCGCTTTACTGCGGATGAAGATAGAAAAATCATCCGCTCCGCTCAAACAGTGTTGTCAGAATTTATTGGGCGCTTATTTCAGACCTTAA